A genomic region of Plasmodium malariae genome assembly, chromosome: 14 contains the following coding sequences:
- the PmUG01_14036800 gene encoding ATP-dependent Clp protease adaptor protein ClpS, putative, translated as MYKYVKSFFLLLLYILFCKCTNSYNKKYIDRQWNFVNVSSKIQNSNNNIYIFKAFKSQIKKNKNIIQSKQNANLEEIKKLRQVIKEIKKDNIEEFYDEEKKKREKETTAWKVILYNDDIHNFTYVTDVIVKVIGQISKAKAHTITVEAHSTGQALILSTWKSKAEKYCEELQKNGLTVSIIHESQLKSKKNQDTNS; from the exons atgtataaatatgtaaaatccttttttttgttgttattatatatattattttgtaagtGTACAAATtcatataacaaaaaatatatcgaTAGGCAGTGGAATTTTGTTAATGTTTCTTCGAAAATTCAGaacagtaacaataacatatacatatttaaggCATTCAAG agtcaaataaaaaaaaataaaaatattatccaGTCTAAGCAAAATGCAAATTTGGAAGAAATCAAGAAACTGAG acAAGTTATAAAGGagataaaaaaagacaaCATAGAGGAGTTTTATGacgaagaaaagaaaaagagagaAAAGGAAACGACAGCATGGAAGGTCATCCTCTATAATGATGATATTCACAA TTTCACCTATGTGACTGACGTCATTGTAAAAGTAATTGGACAAATAAGTAAAGCGAAGGCGCATACAATTACTGTTGAGGCTCATAGTACAGGGCAAGCTCTCATTTTATCAACTTGGAAATCAAAAGCAGAAAAGTATTGCGAAG aactgcaaaaaaatggattaacAGTTTCAATAATTCATGAAAGTCAATTAAAAAGTAAGAAGAACCAAGATACAAACTCTTAA
- the PmUG01_14036900 gene encoding TBC domain protein, putative, with translation MEYKLEFLSYLLIFKKKNERISKFDEQIKTCINIFEKMVVDEKDLIYLFEKNILDMNPCIRSLCWKLALKHLSLNTKKWNEELIEKKKLYEDYIKCFVINPLRCSYSNDVYEEEKKENASTKLNEESETNIINSELFSQINKDTFRTRPELSFFNLNPQQTINNNIKILNSLINVENYEEDNEEIPFLVNINSNNNTNLSSSTNNLNNNENNSHFYDIYTNKEKNSIASTVNKNEKAVDNMINISTDVNKDRTPNFEINSQRSNEKITDMHILKSTEPNPTDEVNLLVYKEDNNLYMEQKRNHVEFLSTESTSQNLHIGITNQSSEHCVTSKNYEKYVNHFSDVCDIVNPRRHYDLLCRILFIYAKIHPYVKYVQGMNEILAPLYFIIFNDPLCNCSLQGEADTFFCFIELMQRQRDVFCEGLDNTDDGINGKLKKFSLLLRIKEYEIWKKLYILKIETQYYALKWVLLLLTQEFDMADTIILYDHFIINNNENFILYICLVICMKLKSSLLCGNFSVNLKLLQNIPPFDPYDIIYEAKNLMNNDLKQNFNITDIYNNYICEKKRKNSLESLKSDNTVDVSSSSENLSNMYDCSISSNRRGTLLNNLRNKSIVQNIKNYISNKIDTSKAFDEDLDFDHL, from the coding sequence ATGGAATATAAATTAGAGTTTTTGAGctatttgcttatttttaaaaagaaaaatgaaagaatatCTAAATTtgatgaacaaataaaaacgtgtattaatatatttgaaaaaatggtAGTTGATGAAAAAGACTTGATATATttgtttgaaaaaaatatattagatatGAATCCATGTATTCGCTCATTATGCTGGAAATTGGCATTAAAACATCTTAGTTTAAATACGAAGAAATGGAATGAAGAACTTAttgaaaagaagaaattgtatgaagattatataaaatgttttgtAATAAATCCTTTGAGATGTAGTTATAGTAATGATGTatatgaagaagaaaaaaaagagaatgcttcaacaaaattaaatgagGAATCGGAAACGAACATAATAAATTCCGAATTATTCAGTCAAATTAATAAAGATACATTTAGAACTAGACCAgaattatcatttttcaatttaaatCCGCAACAaactattaataataatattaaaattttgaacaGCTTAATTAACGTagaaaattatgaagaagATAATGAAGAAATACCATTCTTAGTTAACATAAATAGTAACAACAATACAAACTTAAGTAGTAGCACGAACAACTTGAATAACAATGAAAACAACTCTCATTTTTacgatatatatacaaataaagagaaaaatagtATAGCAAGTactgttaataaaaatgaaaaggcaGTGGACAAcatgataaatatttcaacAGATGTTAATAAAGACAGAACGCCAAATTTTGAGATAAACAGTCAGAGATCTAATGAGAAAATAACAGACatgcatattttaaaaagtactGAACCTAATCCAACTGATGAAGTTAATTTATTAGTATACAAAGaggataataatttatatatggaaCAAAAAAGGAATCATGTTGAATTTTTATCAACAGAAAGCACATCACAAAATCTGCACATAGGAATAACAAACCAATCATCAGAACATTGTGTTACTTCGAAAAATTacgaaaaatatgtaaaccATTTTTCCGATGTTTGTGATATAGTTAATCCGAGAAGACATTACGATTTACTATGTAggatattatttatatatgctaaAATTCATCCATATGTTAAATATGTTCAAGGCATGAATGAAATTTTGGCGcctctatattttattatttttaatgatcCATTATGTAACTGTTCATTACAAGGGGAAGCTgatacatttttttgttttattgaATTGATGCAAAGACAAAGAGATGTTTTTTGTGAAGGGTTAGATAATACTGATGACGGTATAAACggaaaacttaaaaaattttctcttttactAAGAATAAAAGAATACGAAATATggaagaaattatatattcttaaaatagAAACTCAGTATTATGCTTTAAAATGggttctattattattaacacaAGAATTTGATATGGCAGatactattatattatatgatcattttattattaataataatgaaaattttattttgtacatttGTTTGGTTATTTGTATGAAGCTAAAAAGCTCCCTACTATGCGGTAATTTCAGTGTTAATCTAAAACTTCTTCAAAATATTCCACCTTTTGATCCATATGACATTATTTATGAAGCTAAGAATTTAATGAACAAtgatttaaaacaaaattttaacattactgatatttataataactatatttgtgaaaagaaaagaaaaaactcTTTGGAATCTTTAAAAAGTGATAACACAGTTGATGTATCATCGTCTTCTGAAAATTTGTCGAACATGTACGATTGTAGCATCAGCAGTAATAGGAGAGGAACTCTACTTAACAACCTACGAAATAAATCCATTGTACAAAACATTAAGAACTATATTAGCAATAAAATAGATACAAGCAAAGCGTTTGATGAGGATCTGGATTTTGATCATTTGTAA
- the PmUG01_14037000 gene encoding conserved Plasmodium protein, unknown function yields the protein MNCVCDNDEEEGNLSKDFTLECWKYKDLEYMLKDINNDCKNLYERGAGRGRIKSDESFVKSKNSGYSISSFSSKKYTSSSNSSNLNRSDYCSSSYDEIDYLSLSDKLSINEDYRNKEDYNSTNSLSNSSKNESYNNSSEQSINDSSVILSKNRSKKNSRYSTTKKSSSNSSSHSNSISNTSNEQRYEDTKNMYYNCIRIFSLNAYLYNDIFRYNPHLYGIYETCRNNENRCKQIAHLCSQFDLIFLRSVYGKYQKILYDKLKCTHTILLDNVPSSYNFLNEILYTFQNYFYGNGGLYICWTKKLFHLSYYDYMFLSSDILFKRKVIKVVKLIYKEKYNLYFFLCEFDLYSLQNKMSNLDDLIVLIKKTFWKIYLFQLFYKNRKSLKRSDEKVDNENESVFHEETQVNEMITKINKEGEECARKRNRHYVAKNDIDSDRNGAINYSINGNSACSSNHSSISNGGRYYDNDNNLNHGHKDKPISTMIFRNSSTFVIGSFNIDVHENRNLYEKLVSLNGHGKMKDLYFYKNITYKLQKTYSVVDRKNTLVSGLNYCFGLTDNIFVVESIFINSEDIDDLIYLYNPKEVVKEKITILKKSINNYTLDNFPKLINKNGILMKFKQVHNYGVDILTQKKNKELSDHWILSSRIHLKNVSRTINLQIEEQLSNFIINVDKYFILNKKFYDELCEVKSVLNRGDERDMESKRRGSKTGIYASEPLKIEKYNYFKNCIVCSENINNINKIDIKLKDILSKCFESGEMKPQNNEKRK from the coding sequence ATGAATTGTGTTTGTGACAACGATGAAGAAGAAGGTAATTTATCAAAGGATTTTACATTGGAGTGTTGGAAGTACAAAGATTTAGAATATATGCTAAAAGACATTAATAATgattgtaaaaatttatatgaaagaGGTGCAGGAAGAGGGAGAATAAAATCAGATGAATCTTttgtaaaaagtaaaaattcaGGGTACTctatatcttctttttcttcaaaaaaatatacttctTCAAGTAATTCATCCAATTTAAACAGATCCGACTATTGTAGTAGTTCTTACGATGAAATAGACTATTTGTCTTTAAGCGATAAATTATCTATTAATGAAGATTACAGGAATAAAGAGGATTATAATTCAACTAATAGCTTAAGCAATAGCAGCAAAAATGAAAGTTACAATAATTCAAGTGAGCAAAGCATTAACGATAGTTCTGTTATTCTATCTAAAAATaggagtaaaaaaaatagcaggTACAGTACTACTAAAAagagtagtagtaatagtagtagcCATAGCAATAGCATCAGTAATACCAGTAATGAACAAAGATATGaagatacaaaaaatatgtactatAACTGCATACGCATATTTTCGTTAAATGCTTACCTGTACAACGACATTTTCAGATATAACCCTCATCTGTACGGTATTTACGAGACTTGCaggaataatgaaaatagaTGTAAACAAATTGCGCATTTATGTTCGCAGTttgatttaatatttttgagaTCAGTTTATGGAAAATATCAGAAAATATTGTATGATAAATTGAAATGTACACATACTATATTACTTGATAATGTACCTTCAtcatataactttttaaatgaaattttgtACACGTtccaaaattatttttatggtAATGGGGGGCTATATATTTGTTGGACtaagaaattatttcatCTATCCTATTATGATTACATGTTTTTATCATCAGATATCTTATTTAAAAGGAAAGTTATCAAAgtagtaaaattaatttataaagaaaaatataatttatatttcttcctATGCGAATTCGATTTATATagtttacaaaataaaatgagtaATTTAGATGATTTAATTgtattaataaagaaaacattttggaaaatatatttatttcagctattttataaaaacaggAAGAGTCTAAAGAGGAGTGATGAAAAGGTGGACAATGAAAATGAAAGTGTGTTTCACGAGGAAACGCAGGTAAATGAAatgataacaaaaataaataaggaaGGGGAAGAATGTGCAAGGAAAAGGAATAGACATTACGTTGCAAAAAATGATATCGATTCTGACAGAAATGGAGCAATCAATTATAGCATCAATGGTAATAGCGCTTGTAGTAGCAACCATAGTAGCATAAGTAATGGTGGTAGATATTACGACAATGACAATAACTTAAATCATGGTCATAAGGACAAACCTATATCAACTATGATTTTTAGAAACAGCTCCACGTTCGTTATTGGCAGTTTTAATATAGATGTACATGAGAACAGAAATTTATACGAAAAACTTGTAAGCTTAAATGGTCACGGAAAAATGAaggatttatatttttataaaaatatcacaTATAAGCTACAAAAAACTTACAGTGTCGTTGATAGGAAAAACACTTTAGTTAGTGgtttaaattattgtttcGGTTTAACAGATAATATTTTCGTAGTAGAAtctattttcataaatagcGAAGATATTGatgatttaatttatttatacaacCCGAAAGAAgtagtaaaagaaaaaataaccATTTTGAAGAAATCAATAAATAACTATACTTTAGATAACTTTcctaaattaattaataaaaatggcattttaatgaaatttaaaCAGGTACATAATTATGGTGTAGATATATtaacacaaaaaaagaataaagaacTAAGTGATCATTGGATATTATCATCTCgaattcatttaaaaaatgtgagTAGAAcgataaatttacaaatagaAGAGCAGCTgtctaattttataataaacgttgataagtattttattcttaataaaaaattttatgatgaATTATGCGAAGTGAAATCTGTCCTAAATAGAGGAGACGAAAGAGATATGGAAAGTAAAAGAAGGGGAAGCAAAACTGGAATATATGCATCTGAGCCTCTAAAGATTGAAaagtataattatttcaaaaattgtaTTGTATGCAgtgaaaacataaataatattaataaaatagatattAAGCTGAAAGATATTCTGTCAAAATGTTTTGAATCTGGAGAAATGAAGCCgcaaaataatgaaaaacgtaagtaa
- the SPB gene encoding type I signal peptidase, putative: MNTRSYFVKSIYSLKFLQRKLLYSNKVNSNSLSSNENIRIRCMLQNSNYKTYRKNKILISSSGRSTSGRISTPLHLEIRAYLLKKCARKKRWKSNSRTNFKKKRKSIFNLVRINSPLNFTKKLLLCSLLIYGINNYFVDMTLTSGSSMYPLINKDGVILFYICDYALRFFHELRNMYSCSCINILHKCHSIINLNVDHTYFININNRIHRKIENHKRNIEARKNIYKRGDVVLLISPVNNKKRVCKRIIAIESDKLFVDNFKYFLEIPKDNIWVEGDNKMDSFDSRNYGCVHVNLIIGKVFFLLDPFKKFCYINNKKNYIIEKNRFLYLSN, from the coding sequence ATGAATACGCGTagttattttgttaaaagtatatattccttaaaatttttacaaagaaaattattgtaCTCGAATAAAGTTAACTCCAATTCACTAAGCTCCAATGAGAACATTAGGATAAGATGTATGCTCCAAAATAGTAACTATAAGACatacagaaaaaataaaatattaatcaGTAGCAGCGGTAGAAGCACTAGTGGCAGAATTAGTACCCCATTGCATTTGGAAATTAGAGcatatttattgaaaaaatgcGCACGAAAGAAAAGATGGAAAAGTAATAGTAGaacaaattttaagaaaaaaagaaagagtaTTTTTAACCTCGTTAGAATTAATTCTCCTcttaattttactaaaaaattattattatgttcttTGCTTATATAtggaataaataattattttgttgaTATGACTCTCACCAGTGGTTCTAGTATGTACccattaataaataaggaTGGAgtgattttattttatatttgtgaTTATGCTTTAAGATTTTTTCATGAATTGCGCAATATGTACTCATGTAGTTGTATAAACATTCTGCATAAATGCCatagtattattaatttaaatgttGATCATACGTATTTTatcaatattaataatagaaTTCATAGGAAAATAGAAAatcataaaagaaatatagaagcacgtaaaaatatttataagagAGGTGATGTTGTGTTATTAATATCAcctgtaaataataaaaaaagagtgTGCAAACGAATTATAGCAATCGAAAGcgataaattatttgttgATAATTTCAAGTATTTTCTTGAAATCCCTAAAGATAATATATGGGTGGAAGGGGACAATAAAATGGATTCCTTTGATAGTAGAAATTATGGCTGTGTACATGTAAATTTGATAATTGGTAAGGTTTTTTTCTTGTTAGATCCTTTTAagaaattttgttatattaacaataaaaaaaattatataatagagAAAAATCGATTTTTGTATTTGTCCAATTAG
- the PmUG01_14037200 gene encoding SNARE protein, putative, whose amino-acid sequence MDMSPKKSAYSKRNKISEIEKKCEESLNEILRSANEVTEISKKAEEELEQQTEQIKHINKEADNIQENLNKSQYHLEGIKYWWKNINSFLGFETFNNIENKKTNNQLNDDTKKRINHNIKNTYEKNCSQNYKSSLNIEGSTQRKGTFDENYERDLSTLSSMLDELHTRALIMGNTISSQNKMLSDVNEKMEINIEKIRDQQKMMKDIMKK is encoded by the exons atgGATATGAGTCCAAAAAAATCTGCTTATTCCAAAagaaat AAAATAAgcgaaattgaaaaaaagtgTGAGGAGAGTTTAAATGAAATACTAAGGTCAGCAAATGAAGTAACCGAAATTTCGAAAAAAGCAGAAGAAGAATTAGAACAGCAGACAg aacaaataaaacatataaataaggaAGCTGATAATATtcaagaaaatttaaataaaagtcAATATCACTTAGAAGGTATAAAATATTGgtggaaaaatataaactccTTCTTAGGATTCGaaacatttaataatattgaaaataaaaaaacaaataatcaGTTAAACGATGatacgaaaaaaagaataaatcataatattaagaacacttatgaaaaaaattgcagccaaaattataaaagttcGTTGAATATTGAGGGCTCAACGCAAA gaaaaggaaCATTCGATGAAAATTACGAAAGAGATTTAAGCACTTTGTCATCTATG cTCGACGAATTGCATACTAGAGCGTTGATTATGGGAAATACAATAAGTAGTCAGAACAAAATG CTAAGTGatgttaatgaaaaaatggaaattaacatagaaaaaattagagATCAACAGAAGATGATGAAggatataatgaaaaaataa
- the RAB11a gene encoding ras-related protein Rab-11A, putative has protein sequence MSMKEDYYDYLFKIVLIGDSGVGKSNLLSRFTRDEFNLESKSTIGVEFATKSIQLKNNKIIKAQIWDTAGQERYRAITSAYYRGAVGALLVYDITKKNSFENIEKWLKELRENADSNIVILLVGNKSDLKHLRVINDNDATQFAKKEKLAFIETSALEATNVELAFHQLLNEIYNVKQKKQGAKNEDNLSIHPRGKKINVDDDNDQSEAKKKSKCC, from the exons atgtctATGAAGGAGGATTACTATGATTACCTCTTTAAAA TTGTTCTGATAGGAGATTCGGGAGTAGGGAAATCAAACTTACTTTCCAg ATTTACAAGGGACGAATTTAATTTAGAAAGTAAAAGTACAATAGGCGTAGAATTTGCCACTAAAAGTATtcagttaaaaaataataaaattataaaagctCAAATTTGGGATACAGCAGGTCAAGAAAGATACAGAGCCATCACCTCCGCATATTATCGAGGGGCAGTTGGTGCATTATTAGTTTatgatattacaaaaaaaaattcctttgaaaatattgaaaagtGGTTAAAAGAATTAAGAGAAAATGCTGATTCcaatattgttattttattagttGGTAATAAAAGTGACCTAAAACATTTACGTgtaataaatgataatgatgCTACTCAATTTgcaaagaaagaaaaattagcTTTTATCGAAACTTCTGCTCTTGAAGCAACTAATGTGGAATTAGCGTTTCACCAGTTATTAAACG AAATCTATAATgtcaaacaaaaaaaacaaggcGCAAAAAATGAAGACAATTTATCGATACACCCtcggggaaaaaaaataaat GTTGACGATGATAATGACCAAAGTGAAGCAAAAAAGAAGTCGAAATGTTGTTGA